The Rheinheimera mangrovi genome contains the following window.
TATTCTGCTGCCGTAGTTAAACCCAAATTAGTCGAAGCGTTAGGCGGGGGGAGGCCGTAGGGGCGGGTACAAGACCCGCCCCTAAGGTCCCGGCCCGTCCATCTGTAAAGCGGTGTTTTGCGATACAACACCGCGGTGTTTTGCCGATGAAATACCGTGGTTTCGTCGACACGGGCGGGCACAAGGCCCGCCCCTACAGTTTAAAAAATTTAAAAAAGCTGCTTTTGTGTTTTTTGTTTTGTTCGGTCAATTCATTGTTTGGTAATGCTTGCAAGCTTGCTATTACTATGTCGACATTATTAAGGCTGATGCCAATGTCACATTGCTGTTCACCAATAAATGCGTCAAAACTGAAGCCACAGGCTGTTGCGTGCCAGTAATCGGGTATGTCGTCTTCAAACATAGCTGTTAAAGCATCAGGACGGTTTTTGTTGAATTGATGCTCTGTTCTCGTTTCACCACATTGTAAATACACCCGCAGAGGTGTGTCAGGGACTGAAGCTGACAATGCCCAGCCACTTATTCTGACTCTACCGTTGCTGGCAAAAATTTCTCCCATTTGAGGAGAATCCAGATGATAGCCCAGTAATTGTCTGGTTAAAGGGCCTGCATGTCTTTTAACGTTTAATACTGAATGTTTATCCTGCTCAGAGCGTGCAGTTAAAAAATCTTTGTACTGATCGGCGTAAAGGTTTCCTGGCGCACCTGGACTCAGTGATTGATCTATATCCCAGCATAGTTGGACAGGGAAATACCCCTTAGCGAACATGAGCTGAGTGACCTGCGATTTGTATTCGTCCGGCACATAGGAGTCCAGCACCAAATCCTGCTTTTGGGCTAGAGATAGCCATAAGTCGACTACGTCGGGCAGCTGTCCGGTTTCGCATATTTCCTGAACCAACTGGTTTATTGAGGATGATTTATAGTTTTTAGTTATTAAATCCTGCAACGCCGCTGGAACCTGATGTTTTCTTTTGCTGATTTGTGAATAAATAAGATCACCCGACAA
Protein-coding sequences here:
- a CDS encoding methyltransferase domain-containing protein; its protein translation is MQYQSFDNTNGSSKSFEKLVCLRIPELKGKAFLDVGCNEGFFCGYALHAGAEKIIGIDLSAKAIEKAKIRFPEVQFFNQSWDLLPEGQFDVITHLSALHYAEDQAALIHKLVNSLSPDGVLILELGIASGSESHFVKVQRTIDERFFPTRNKLHEILDPYAWKVLGHSVNQAGDPIQRYVVHIRKPRPYAYLMMAPAGSGKSTITRKLFKQTDVVTLSGDLIYSQISKRKHQVPAALQDLITKNYKSSSINQLVQEICETGQLPDVVDLWLSLAQKQDLVLDSYVPDEYKSQVTQLMFAKGYFPVQLCWDIDQSLSPGAPGNLYADQYKDFLTARSEQDKHSVLNVKRHAGPLTRQLLGYHLDSPQMGEIFASNGRVRISGWALSASVPDTPLRVYLQCGETRTEHQFNKNRPDALTAMFEDDIPDYWHATACGFSFDAFIGEQQCDIGISLNNVDIVIASLQALPNNELTEQNKKHKSSFFKFFKL